A window of Ipomoea triloba cultivar NCNSP0323 chromosome 2, ASM357664v1 contains these coding sequences:
- the LOC116010755 gene encoding uncharacterized protein LOC116010755 — MNDILKHSGIVDCKLVSTPVSLVKSADASVVPYADPTQYRSVAGHMHAPTTADWCMLKRVIRYVKGTLHYGLHVTKSLSSELHAFSDSDWTGNPDDRKSTSGFAVYFGSNLVSWSCRKQRTVARLSTEAEYKALMDVTAEVTWLVSLLKEIGLPARSVPRLWCDNLGATYLCAKHVGD, encoded by the exons ATGAATGACATCCTTAAACACTCTGGCATAGTTGATTGTAAGCTGGTCTCCACGCCTGTTTCTCTTGTGAAGTCTGCAGATGCTTCGGTGGTTCCCTATGCTGATCCTACTCAGTATCGAAGTGTGGCAGGT CATATGCATGCTCCCACGACTGCTGACTGGTGCATGCTCAAACGGGTCATCcggtatgttaaaggtactCTGCATTATGGACTTCATGTTACGAAATCCTTATCTAGtgagcttcatgctttctcggATTCGGATTGGACTGGTAATCCTGATGATCGAAAGTCCACGAGCGGTTTTGCGGTGTACTTTGGGAGTAATCTGGTCTCTTGGTCGTGCCGGAAGCAGCGCACGGTGGCTAGGTTGTCCACTGAAGCTGAATACAAAGCTCTAATGGATGTGACTGCAGAGGtgacttggcttgtgtctcttTTGAAGGAGATTGGCTTACCTGCGCGATCTGTTCCACGATTATGGTGCGACAACTTAGGAGCCACGTATTTATGTGCGAAGCATGTGGGAGATTGA